The following is a genomic window from Adhaeribacter radiodurans.
GTATCGTCCAAGTCGAAGACTACAAACGTATTTTCGTTAAATCTCATAATTATGAACTAAAACCTCATCGTCGTAACGAAGCATAAGTAAATTGTTGCTCCAGTTATCTGTATAGGAGATGTTTTCATTAAGTAAATATTCTCGAATTAACCAGCCTGGATAATTTGCTCCTGCCTGGTAGCTTAGAGGATAACCACCACCAAATCTTGGGTTTATTTCTATTCCGTAGATCTTTTCTGTGTTTTTATGTAAAAAAACCTGCACTGTAAGACAACCAATAGCACCTGGTATATGGCCTATCTTTTCTCTTAAATACGAAACAATTACATTCTTACATGTTATGCCTTTACTAATTTCTCCACCGCGGATTTCCATGCGGCGCCGGGGAACAATACATTTTACTTCATTATCTTTCCCGTAGTACATATCTACTGTGTACTCGTCGTGTTCTGTTTTATCGATATATTCCATAAACAGAAGCTTCTCGTTAGTCATATGATAAGGAGTAAGTTCATTAGGTTGACGGATAAGGAATATATCAGCGCTTAAACTACCATCGTACGGTTTGATAAACAGCGGAAAAGTAGGGTTACTTTTGTCTATAGCCGCAGGTATAGTAATTCCGGATTGCTCAAAGAATTGATTGATTTTACGTTTATCCCGGCATTTACTTATAAAATCGGCCGAGGATACTATCAAATGAATACCTTGTTTCGTAAATATATCCTGGTGGTTAGCTAAAACTTGTAGTTCCGTATCAATGGTTGGAACTACCAGCTTTATATTTTGAGCTACACATAATTCTAACAGGTCTTTGATGTAAGATGGATCAGCCACACTTTTCATCTTAAAATAACCATCAGCCACATTACAGGCTGCTGATAACTTAGGATTCATATCGGCTGTAAAGACTTCACTGTCCGGAAAAAGGACTTTTAATTCCTTCTGAAATGCTCTTACTAAAGAAACTCTTCTTCCTGCAGATGTAATTAAGATGTTCATACCTGTTTAACTCCTTCAAAGAAAGGCATGGTAGCATGCCCTTGCTGGCTAATACCTTCTGATTTAAATACTTTTTTTATCGTTAGTAGTATAATTTTTATGTCCAGCAAAAAACTGATGTGGTCTACGTACCATACATCGTACTCAAACTTTTGTTCCCAGCTAATGGCATTGCGGCCATTTACCTGAGCCCAACCTGTAATTCCCGGCCGAACTTCATGTCTTCGCTTTTGGACTTCGTTGTAAAGTGGTAAGTATTCAATTAATAAAGGGCGAGGACCAATTAAACTCATATCTCCTTTAATAACATTAAGTAATTGGGGAACTTCATCTAACGAAGTTTTTCTGACAAACTTACCCACTGCTGTTAAGCGAACTTCGTCTGGTAGTAATTTGCCATTGGCATCTTTCAAATCGTTCATCGTTTTAAACTTTATAATCCGAAAGACTTTTTCGTTTTTACCAGGACGAGCCTGAAAGAAAAATACTTTTCCTTGGTTGGCTATGGCTAAACAAATTGCTACTAGAATAAAAATTGGCAGAGCAACGATAAATGCGCTAATAGCAACCAGAAAATCAAGAAAACGTTTCAGCAGGTTTTTGTACATTGTATGCTTCAATTACATTAACAAATTTTTTGCAAAGGATAGTCTTATCGTAAACTTCTTCCGCTAAACGACGACTATTTACCGACATTTCTTGTAACCATACCGGATTAGCTGCCATTTTTATAAGCATGTTAGCCAAATCTTCTGGTTTTTGCGGATCTACATAAACACCACAATTATGTTTTTCTACCATTTCTTTTGTCCATCCCGCTGAATTTACAATTAATGGCTTGCCCGCAGAGAGTGAATCAAATAACTTGTTGGGTGAGTTAGTGTATAAAATTGGAATGTCTGAGAAGGAAACCATGGAGCAATCACAAATATTAACTATCTCGGAAACAATCTTCATGGGATGTTTACCCAAGAACTTAACATTTGTCAAGTGTTGGGATTCACATATCTTCTTAAGATCCGCTTCTGTTTTACCTTCACCTAAAAAAACAAAATCTATGTTATGGATACTCTGTTCTTTTAAAACTGCTGCTGCTTTTACTAGGTATTCCAGGCCGTTGGCGATACCCATCGCGCCAAAATGAACAACATTAAAATGATTAGTATTTAAGTTAAAAGTACGCGCTACTTCCCAATTTTTAGCTCTTACAAAAAACTCATCCTTTTTAGCCATATTAGGGATCATGGTAACTTTGTTAGGAGTAATACCGGTTTTAATTACGCCATCCCGCATTCCTGGCGATAAGGCTACAACATGCTTAGCAGAGGTGTAAATCTTTTTCTCGAACCAGTTTAAAAGTTTTATAATAAAACTGCTCTTTATGGCTCCCATTTGAATAGGTACTTCGGGCCAGAGATCACGTACCTCAAAAATGTACGGAATTCCTTTAAATTGCTTAATAGCCAAGGCTGGTATACCAATAGACAATGGAGTGGAAGTAGCATAAACCAAATCAATGTTTTTTTGTCTTAATCCTAGCCAGGTAGAGAGAAGCATAAAACGGAAAAAAGACCATAATCTACTTATAATGCCCATATTATTGCTATATGGATTTTTAACATAGATTACTTCAATGCCGTCGATCAACTTTTTTTCAACTAGTTCCTGTTGCTTATTTCTACTCGTAAGCATTACTACCTGATGACCGTTGGCAATTAATTCTTTAGCAAACCAATAGGAGCGAGTTCCACCAGGTTCGTTAGGAGTAATAAAGTACTGATGAATGTAAAGGATCCTCATTATAAAAATTTTTTATCATTAAACTGACTAGATTAAGTAAATAGCTCTGCTTAAATTTTTGCTGGTATTTACTATATTAAATTATTAGTTTGTTGTATATAATCTTTTGCAATTAATTCCCAATCAAACCTTTGAATATTCTTCTTAGTATTTTTACAGATAGTTGAATATTGTGCCAGAATTAAATCTACTTTTTCTTTTAGCTCGGGCAAGGACTCATGGCTGGAGGAATACCCCACTTCACCTTCCGGAAAATAACCATCTATGCCATCTCCTCGGGTGTAGATAATAGGCAGACCTTGCGATAAAGCTTCTACATAAACAACTCCGAACGTTTCAGCATAGGAAAGCAAAATAAAAAGATGGTTTTCTCGGTAAATCCTGAGTAGTTCCTCTTTATTTTTTACCTCTCCTACATAATTTATAGTATTACCATTAGTAATAGATTGAGCAATCTGGTCGAAATCTAATTCTAAAGAGTTTTTACCTACAATTGTAAGTTCATATTTACGATCATCGTACTTTTTTAAGAAGTCAATTAGTAGATCAAGCTTTTTACGTTTTATTATTTGTCCAACAAAAAGGATTTTAACAGAACTTAAATCTTGATCTGCCGGAGTTTTTTCGTAAACATTTTTTAACCAGAAATTATCTAAACCATTAGGCAGAGAAAAGAATGCGTTCGTGTCTATTTTTGGATAAAGTGTTTTAATAATGTTTTTATGTGATTGCGAAACAAAGAACACCATACTTACTTGCGAGAGTATTTTTCTGGCAATAAACCTAAAAAAAGAACTTTTCTTGATAAAGAAGTCAACATCCGTGCTTCTAACAGTTACAACAAATTTCCTGTTTGTAAATTTACTCAGTAGGTAAGCTGCTATTCCATCACTTATAAGGGTATGAGCATGTATATAGTCATATCCATTAGTTAATTTTTTCTTATTTATTACTTTAAATATTTTGAAGTATTTAGTAAAAAATAATTTTTTATCTACGTTGGTAAATATGTAATCAATATCTAAACCAGGAATATCGTTTTCACGATAACTTTCATATACTGGAATAAATAATTTATCTTCTCTATACTTTGTAATAGTAGTATAAAGATTATAATGAATTTTATTAGAAAGAAAATAGCTATTAATATGTAAAGCTTTCTTTTGCGTCATAAAGGTAATAAAATCCTACAATATATAAAATTTAATATATAACAACTTTTTATAAATGAGAAGTTTATATTTTACTGAATTATTGGTAATGATGTTCTATACTGTAATTTCCTAAAGTAAGAACATAAAATATCTCGC
Proteins encoded in this region:
- a CDS encoding sugar transferase; protein product: MYKNLLKRFLDFLVAISAFIVALPIFILVAICLAIANQGKVFFFQARPGKNEKVFRIIKFKTMNDLKDANGKLLPDEVRLTAVGKFVRKTSLDEVPQLLNVIKGDMSLIGPRPLLIEYLPLYNEVQKRRHEVRPGITGWAQVNGRNAISWEQKFEYDVWYVDHISFLLDIKIILLTIKKVFKSEGISQQGHATMPFFEGVKQV
- a CDS encoding ATP-grasp domain-containing protein, with translation MNILITSAGRRVSLVRAFQKELKVLFPDSEVFTADMNPKLSAACNVADGYFKMKSVADPSYIKDLLELCVAQNIKLVVPTIDTELQVLANHQDIFTKQGIHLIVSSADFISKCRDKRKINQFFEQSGITIPAAIDKSNPTFPLFIKPYDGSLSADIFLIRQPNELTPYHMTNEKLLFMEYIDKTEHDEYTVDMYYGKDNEVKCIVPRRRMEIRGGEISKGITCKNVIVSYLREKIGHIPGAIGCLTVQVFLHKNTEKIYGIEINPRFGGGYPLSYQAGANYPGWLIREYLLNENISYTDNWSNNLLMLRYDDEVLVHNYEI
- a CDS encoding glycosyltransferase; the encoded protein is MTQKKALHINSYFLSNKIHYNLYTTITKYREDKLFIPVYESYRENDIPGLDIDYIFTNVDKKLFFTKYFKIFKVINKKKLTNGYDYIHAHTLISDGIAAYLLSKFTNRKFVVTVRSTDVDFFIKKSSFFRFIARKILSQVSMVFFVSQSHKNIIKTLYPKIDTNAFFSLPNGLDNFWLKNVYEKTPADQDLSSVKILFVGQIIKRKKLDLLIDFLKKYDDRKYELTIVGKNSLELDFDQIAQSITNGNTINYVGEVKNKEELLRIYRENHLFILLSYAETFGVVYVEALSQGLPIIYTRGDGIDGYFPEGEVGYSSSHESLPELKEKVDLILAQYSTICKNTKKNIQRFDWELIAKDYIQQTNNLI
- a CDS encoding glycosyltransferase family 4 protein is translated as MRILYIHQYFITPNEPGGTRSYWFAKELIANGHQVVMLTSRNKQQELVEKKLIDGIEVIYVKNPYSNNMGIISRLWSFFRFMLLSTWLGLRQKNIDLVYATSTPLSIGIPALAIKQFKGIPYIFEVRDLWPEVPIQMGAIKSSFIIKLLNWFEKKIYTSAKHVVALSPGMRDGVIKTGITPNKVTMIPNMAKKDEFFVRAKNWEVARTFNLNTNHFNVVHFGAMGIANGLEYLVKAAAVLKEQSIHNIDFVFLGEGKTEADLKKICESQHLTNVKFLGKHPMKIVSEIVNICDCSMVSFSDIPILYTNSPNKLFDSLSAGKPLIVNSAGWTKEMVEKHNCGVYVDPQKPEDLANMLIKMAANPVWLQEMSVNSRRLAEEVYDKTILCKKFVNVIEAYNVQKPAETFS